The sequence TGCACATTTCGTTAATGTCTCAATTCGTGGATTTACAAATACAATATCACCAGTCAATGTAACTATACCGACTTCCCCTTTCCCCCCATATCGTAGTGTTTCTCTTCTATAATACAAGTAAAATTACGTAGATCTGCAACGAACATTGATCATTAAAGTAAAATCACAAAATGTATGTTTGCCAACGAAAATATTTGCAATTGTAGTGGTTCcaaattgtttcatttttcttcactATGCTCTACGgtaattcatttttgtttttatactAATAGAAAGGCAATATAAGTAATACAAGTCCAAGAGTCACTCGAGAGGGGTAAATTGCAGCATCACAAGAGTGAAATGCCAGTAATAAGTTGTAGTAAGTATAACAATTCAATGAACGAGATGAGTTGAATGATGAGTAGAATCACGTAGATgaaacaaatgaataaatcgcCAGAGTAATTTATGAATGATACATTGGAAAATCATTTAAGACAAACAGAAGCTATGGTAAGAATATTCAGATGAATCAAATAGTAGTGACAGTCTTACGTCAAAGTATTTTCAAACTTATGATGTTTCTTACCTTTTCTTGAATAATCCGTGTGATTAGGCAACCGTTGTTCTATCCTAAGATTGTTTCATTCTTAGCCtcattttaatcatttttttaacggaATTTGCCACAAGGAATTTTTAAGTAACAAGTAACTCTGGCACGCAGACCTTTAGCTTTCGTAGTGAGGTTCCTTCCGTAATGAAAGATCAATCGTACTCAATGCATGTTACAAAGAGAACATAAGTCATGGACGGCCCTAACGTAATGGAATAATGTATTATACAGGTCTGCATAACTGCAACCCTCTAATACCTGccagaaaaatttctttccgttgCTAAATGTTCAAagtgaaatattcaatgaattttccaagatGCGCCATTCCTTTCTTCATAGAGatacaattgaaaatatttttgtgtgGTACTATTTACAGGTTTCAACATTCAAATATCTTAAGTCTTTTCCTATACTCATTATTGgaatatataaattaattgcAATACAATATTTAATCTAATATCCAGCACGCTtcaattcatttaattgatgGTCCAATTTTTCTTCCTTAGTGCGTCGCGCCTGCCCCAATTTTCTACATTTGATGTacatggacaaaaaacgttcaaCATCAATTTTCCTACTGAGAAAATCTTCGACAATTGTTTCACTCCTTTCATGACTCTCATCGGCAGCACATTTTAAGCACTCTTTTATATGATCTGGCGCAAACACTTCAGATAATTTACTATATTGCTGAATCAAACTATCGTAGCGAGCTTTAAGCGCTATCACTGTTTGACCTTTTGATGTTACTTCTTTTTGAAGTGCCTCAAGCTCAGCCTCTTTGGTTAAATTTTCAGCTGTAATttgaaagatgaaaaataattaaaatggcTCCATTGAATTAGTCGAATGATCGTTCAACACAGAAAAAATGCAATTCTTGAGATGCAAATCTCTAATTTGGGCTTTATGAAGAGAAATGAGATATGATAAAAATGAACTTACtggcaattttttcaacatcatCGATGGCCTCGTCGATTgccaaattaaaatttttgagtCGACATTGTTCCTCCAAATAAGTATCAAGACTCTCTGTATCCTCTCCAAGTCTCTTTAGTTCTTCATTGCTTAAAGTATTTAACTCTGGGAATTCCCCACCGACAGTTGACACTGATTTTTCGTAATTTGGTTGATCCGAGTACAAAATTTTGTAACTTGGAGTAGAGTATTGTACTAGATTGGCAGATGCCATATGGTGAGAGGAAGCGGCGAAAGGATGGCTTTCAGCCGTAGACGTATTTACAAAGTTATACTTGCGTTCTGAGCTGGTATTTGGTgttgaaaattgagaatttagaGAGTTATAAAATGAATTGTAAGATGTTGAGGGGAGATCTGTATATCTTTGAAGAGTGTAAGACGGTGAACTACTTCCTTGAAGATCTAGAAAAATATAGTAAtggaaatataattaatttaaaaaatgaatacttTATTAAGGGTAATAATCAAGCTCATATATCCTGCCATGTATATTATTTCCTCTTGAATTGCAATTCTCATGGGCTTATACAATGTTTAAAGGCGGTTAGACGATCtataaattgaatttgagAGAGAATTTCCATAGTTTCCGGTAGGTTATTAGGTAAAAATGGGGTGGCGCGTATGTAGTGGACCCGGGTTCAATTCCTGGCTGGGTTAAGCTTCACTTTTTTAACTTTAATTTTCTACTTATCACCCATTTCCTCCAATGTTGTGTAAAAAAAACACCGTTAATGATAGATGCTCAACCTTCCTATATGCCCATTTTTCCAATACTACTTTTTGCCATTTTGTCCGAAGTGTGGTTTCATTCATGATAATTCGAGTTGGACTTTTTTggttttattttgataaagaaattaaatttccagcTGTTTCTTGTTGGATTAAATTTCAATCAGACTCATGATAGGATTGGGGATTTTCTTCATACCAATATATAGATTTTCCTAGTTCCCGCACTTTTGATGGAAGAGAAGAGCAGGTATGATTCattacattttcattattagAATGTAGCACTTATCAAGAATCCAAGTTGAGGATGGAAAGAATCTTGTAAAATATCTATAAAGAACTATTTACCTTTCTGCGATAAAAGGGATGCTAAAATCTTCTCATCCTGTAACTGAGGGgggtatttaattaattctctgATGATTGCTTGCACAACACGTCCAAGATCACTGTGCACTGTAAACTGTACCAAAATACtttattagttgaaaataatgataataaacgTATTTCCCAAACAATGTTTAAGTTTTCATATTCACATTCTttctttgaagaaaaatttaaataaattttgttccattcatgaaaaattgaaaaattcacttttattCATCTTGGGTCATAATGAGtgaatgtaaaataaaaaataggaaacctatattttaaaaagtgcaatatttccattcgaaatactaaaaattgagaaatttcatCTGAGAAAATTTTACACATTGTTACAAGAGAATAAGTTATATTGACTTTTTAGAAAATAGGTAAAAATAGATCCGATAGTATTTTCTAAGAAATTTCCTAGGTACttctataaaataatattcacgCTTGATTTTAATATTTGTTACATTGGCTGCAATTTTTGTAGCTATTAATCGGATCTAAATGAGAGAATAATTTAGTTCAGAATAATTTAAACCCACACGGATCCATGGAttggcataatttttttttatttattcccctAATTAGAGCCGTGGAGTTGAACTATTTGTATTGattaatttcttattttttggctgcaatAGTAAATGAACGAACTGGTTGATTGATGCTTACATTTAATAATCCGGGGGCGCTGGTGATTTCACTGTGTTCATTACACCAGGGATGGTTAATCGGGGGTGAGACACGAAGCACTGGTTTCTCCATTGGAAATTCTGGTGATAAAGAAACCATAATAGCCATGCGTTTCTCCCCAACGTTGAATTCTACTTGATACTCAATATCCTGCCGCAACTCCACTACACTGTGAACATTTAACAAAAGCGTCGGTGTTCATATGAATAAAAGTAGGTATTTGTCTGTAGAAATGACTAAGACTCAACGTGAATGAATGACTAGGAAATGGAAACATAAGAATGGAGTATACCAATTCCAATAATTTAGCTCTCCTAGTCAAAGGAAACTCGGTTTCAGAATTTGGAGAATCATGATTTTTCAAGTTATACTTGAAATTTGGTTCAGATGCACGACTTAGTGAATCAATATGCAATAATGATATGATTTTGAGGTTAGCTCTATTGAGCtaggtaataaataattgcgaATATTTTGTTACTTgtcgttgaatattttcagtgtATCAATTTGTCGTTTCCTCTTAACTGCAGCATTCTCATTTTCTCCACGGAATATTCTGGATATCATTTAAATGCCTTGATTTGGAATAATACATTCGCTTTTTTAACAATTATATGTCAAAAGCATACAACTGAACTGAACTAAGGTTTCAGTTGGTATTTTATCACTGCAGAGGGCGAATGGGACCGAGTAAAGAGATTATAATCTCCGGATATAAGGACTAAGGTATCATCTTAGATTATACTATGGGAAATTTAGTCCGTCAAGATGCACCACTGGAAAGACAGGGGTTGCATCCGATTGGACCGATGGCCTTTTACACGTTTGTTCTTTAGGTGCGGAGGATGACGGCTCGTATATAATttgttttatatttataaGTAAACAGCATTGAATacgattcattcattaatattgtaaagaaaaaatattttcaagttttttggatattgaaatattttttatgtatgAACGGCTCAGCTGAATACAAAACCGAATATGTAGCTTGAACattcgaattttatttaaatttttacacAATGGCGTCATTATTAAAAGtactaaaaaaaacatgtctTAATcactaataaatattttcgaaaacttTCCTCAAGTATCTCTTTCACGGCAACAAGGGAAGAATCAAAGTCTTACTTGTTTACATCTAAATACCATTTTACTGTCACTTACCTTCTGTtgctttttccaaaattacgtTGTTACTGCCTATGaagcaatttaaaaaaatgtttgtctgACGGATTCTTTTTCCGAAATAATTTGTCCCAAGGAATTGTATAGGAAACCGATTAGATGCTATCATCAAACTTAGTAACATTCAAATtaagaaaatcattttcacAGGATTTGAATGATACCACATATGAtctcataataaaaaatcttatTATATAGAGAATTAATAGGTATTTGAAGTGTACTTAGTGAGTATAAgtgaattgtatttttaacacttttatttttcattcaattatgaaTTTCTATGAGATTGAGGACATATGATAAATGTAGTTAAACACGGTTGAGCTTCATTTATATATACAGAAATTGCTTATTGTAACAATGTaagaaaacgacaaaatccgAACTTAATTACATCGAAAGTTGACAGATACAGtgcaattttcaaaatgacaATGCTGATGAATGAACACATAAATTATGATGCAAGgatcatttgaaaaatgttaattctATGATTTATCATAACTGTCTCCAAAAATTGGGATTTTGTTGTAATCTGCGTTCGAATTTTTCGTACCAGCCTTGCACAGAGGAAAGAGGTACGAAGTTTTCAGTGGGGTTCGGTGTCATTTGAGATTGTGTCACAGAAAAGCTGGAAATGTAATTTACAAAACTAGTCAACATTTTCTGAGCAAATTCTATGGACGAGTTCGTAGTAGCATTCACTGTCGCATTTACGAGCGCATTTGCTTGGGATTCAATAACATTTAATGGCTCAATTGATATACCA comes from Diachasmimorpha longicaudata isolate KC_UGA_2023 chromosome 12, iyDiaLong2, whole genome shotgun sequence and encodes:
- the LOC135168154 gene encoding vacuolar protein sorting-associated protein 37A: MISRIFRGENENAAVKRKRQIDTLKIFNDNVVELRQDIEYQVEFNVGEKRMAIMVSLSPEFPMEKPVLRVSPPINHPWCNEHSEITSAPGLLNFTVHSDLGRVVQAIIRELIKYPPQLQDEKILASLLSQKDLQGSSSPSYTLQRYTDLPSTSYNSFYNSLNSQFSTPNTSSERKYNFVNTSTAESHPFAASSHHMASANLVQYSTPSYKILYSDQPNYEKSVSTVGGEFPELNTLSNEELKRLGEDTESLDTYLEEQCRLKNFNLAIDEAIDDVEKIATENLTKEAELEALQKEVTSKGQTVIALKARYDSLIQQYSKLSEVFAPDHIKECLKCAADESHERSETIVEDFLSRKIDVERFLSMYIKCRKLGQARRTKEEKLDHQLNELKRAGY